One Micropterus dolomieu isolate WLL.071019.BEF.003 ecotype Adirondacks linkage group LG23, ASM2129224v1, whole genome shotgun sequence DNA window includes the following coding sequences:
- the fhdc3 gene encoding FH2 domain containing 3 isoform X1, translating to MEGVLILKSAPPPSCSAHNSSPPFSPVVQEDSDLQSSSSVPPPMHVTTVTPPPPPPPPPPPPPPPPPLPLFSPPPFGSRNVQRRSMKKLNWDTIPSQRVLGKLNVWTSKRPQRDLVLDIRSMEELFSHVDKHASLRSSRVMGLKNCDGMDLFLQEPQVKILDSKKSMNIGIFLRHFKRPVTEMVQDICTGNWLSFGTGKLKELCKLLPEESEVKQLLSFTGKLSVLPEADQFMVQLVKVPGYEERLKTMVLREEFFPLMEELKNSVAVMTKGANELLDCDELHSVIRLVLKAGNYMNAGGYSANAIGFRMTSLLKLADTKANKPGMNLMHYVAKQAEDIDAELLTFPTQLKHIGIASRICKEEIITDFEGEVQKIKEVKLYSSRQPDLIQQMETFLMRAEAKLSDLESSLQELKGLSDAVAEYFCEDPATFKLEECCSIFHSFCKRFDTAVRENREREAAEQRRKRRESVHVAVKRRSTMSCPGHEPDRGSPSLESALHSFLTTVPGGVARCRKNILPPINGSPSEHSSQTVPSAENTLSTLHTRQKRPEKKQPKLQKEDEQLANREEAEKMREITRKVLRYQNSKSNFLGDRVSGIPRQLERVQATPATPRTPRPRTRDFFFANNGDVGSPWTILSPITYSQQTPLQQNRQAHRRRLSSMSGGDDLDDGVWESNKSNSPPNSSKGAGLTSQCGASASLPECPNQRAVSQGPMLRSVSMEDTRPSPASLFRLGDLFQRSMSQRSSSSGSRTENMTEEGAGEGQVSTSGFISFFKRIGGKSKPGDVEEQNFKGSNT from the exons ATGGAGGGAGtgctgattttaaaatctgctCCTCCTCCCAGCTGTTCCGCTCACaactcctctcctcctttctcacCGGTTGTGCAGGAAG ATTCAGATCTCCAATCATCTTCCTCTGTGCCTCCCCCCATGCATGTTACCACTGTAACACCACCGcctcccccccctcctcctcctcctcctcctccccctcctcctcctcttcctcttttttctccccctcctttTGGCTCTCGTAATGTCCAGCGACGTTCCATGAAAAAGCTGAACTGGGACACCATCCCCAGCCAGCGTGTCCTGGGCAAATTGAATGTCTGGACATCTAAGCGGCCTCAGAGGGACCTTGTGCTGGATATTCGGAGCATGGAGGAGTTGTTTAGTCATGTAGACAAACACGCCTCGCTACGCAGTTCAAGAGTCATGGGTCTGAAGAACTGCGATGGCATGGATCTCTTTTTACAGGAGCCTCAG GTCAAAATCCTTGACTCTAAAAAGAGTATGAATATCGGGATCTTCCTAAGACATTTCAAGCG ACCAGTGACAGAAATGGTCCAGGACATCTGTACGGGGAACTGGCTCAGTTTTGGAACAGGCAAACTGAAAGAGCTTTGTAAACTGTTGCCAGAAGAAAGTGAG GTGAAGCAGCTGCTGTCATTTACTGGGAAACTCTCCGTGTTACCTGAGGCAGACCAGTTCATGGTGCAGCTGGTCAAAGTGCCAGG CTATGAGGAACGCCTGAAAACGATGGTGCTGAGGGAGGAATTCTTTCCTCTTATGGAGGAGCTGAAGAATTCAGTCGCTGTTATGACCAAAGGAGCCAATG AGCTGTTGGACTGTGATGAACTCCACTCAGTCATTCGGCTGGTATTAAAAGCTGGGAATTACATGAACGCT GGTGGTTACAGTGCCAATGCCATTGGATTCAGGATGACCTCTCTGCTCAAGCTGGCAGACACCAAAGCCAACAAGCCTGGCATGAACCTCATGCACTATGTTGCCAAG CAAGCAGAGGACATTGATGCAGAGTTGCTGACTTTTCCCACCCAGCTTAAACACATTGGGATAGCATCAAG AATTTGTAAAGAAGAGATAATCACTGACTTTGAGGGGGAAGTACAGAAGATCAAGGAAGTGAAACTGTACAGCAGCAGACAGCCGGATCTCATACAACAAATGGAGACATTTCTCATG aGGGCTGAGGCCAAGCTGTCCGATTTGGAGTCCTCTCTCCAGGAGCTAAAAGGTCTGAGTGATGCTGTCGCTGAGTACTTCTGTGAAGACCCAGCTACCTTCAAACTGGAGGAGTGCTGCTCcatctttcattcattttgcaaGCGGTTTGACACAGCTGTACGG GAGAACAGAGAGCgagaagcagcagagcagaggcgCAAGCGGAGGGAGAGCGTGCATGTTGCAGTCAAACGTCGCTCCACAATGTCTTGCCCAGGACATGAGCCTGATCGGGGCTCTCCCAGCTTGGAGTCGGCCTTACACAGCTTTCTCACCACCGTTCCAGGGGGAGTAGCCAGATGCAGGAAGAACATTTTGCCCCCAATCAATGGATCCCCATCTGAGCACAGTTCTCAGACTGTTCCATCAGCAGAAAACACTTTGTCTACGCTCCATACTCGACAAAAAAGGCCTGAGAAGAAACAACCCAAACTGCAGAAAGAGGACGAACAACTGGCAAACAGAGAAGAAGCTGAGAAGATGCGTGAGATAACTCGGAAGGTGCTTCGCTACCAAAACAGCAAAAGCAACTTCCTTGGGGACAGAGTTTCAGGCATTCCTCGTCAGTTGGAAAGAGTGCAAGCCACACCAGCTACCCCAAGAACCCCTCGGCCTAGAACCAGAGACTTCTTCTTTGCCAACAATGGGGATGTTGGCTCCCCGTGGACTATCCTGAGCCCTATTACTTACTCCCAACAAACCCCCCTCCAGCAAAACAGACAAGCACACCGACGCAGACTGTCCTCAATGTCCGGTGGAGATGACCTTGATGATGGAGTCTGGGAGAGCAACAAAAGCAATTCTCCCCCCAATTCGTCCAAAGGGGCCGGTCTGACATCTCAATGTGGAGCTTCTGCGTCTCTTCCTGAGTGCCCCAATCAGAGAGCTGTGTCGCAAGGTCCAATGCTCAGGTCGGTTTCTATGGAGGACACCAGACCATCTCCAGCATCTCTCTTCCGTCTGGGAGACTTGTTCCAGAGAAGCATGTCTCAGAGGTCATCCTCCTCTGGATCAAGGACAGAAAATATGACAGAAGAAGGAGCAGGAGAGGGACAAGTGAGCACCTCAGGGTTCATATCCTTCTTCAAACGCATTGGAGGCAAGAGTAAGCCTGGTGATGTGGAAGAACAAAACTTCAAAGGATCTAATActtga
- the fhdc3 gene encoding FH2 domain containing 3 isoform X2 — protein sequence MEGVLILKSAPPPSCSAHNSSPPFSPVVQEDSDLQSSSSVPPPMHVTTVTPPPPPPPPPPPPPPPPPLPLFSPPPFGSRNVQRRSMKKLNWDTIPSQRVLGKLNVWTSKRPQRDLVLDIRSMEELFSHVDKHASLRSSRVMGLKNCDGMDLFLQEPQVKILDSKKSMNIGIFLRHFKRPVTEMVQDICTGNWLSFGTGKLKELCKLLPEESEVKQLLSFTGKLSVLPEADQFMVQLVKVPGYEERLKTMVLREEFFPLMEELKNSVAVMTKGANELLDCDELHSVIRLVLKAGNYMNAGGYSANAIGFRMTSLLKLADTKANKPGMNLMHYVAKQAEDIDAELLTFPTQLKHIGIASRICKEEIITDFEGEVQKIKEVKLYSSRQPDLIQQMETFLMRAEAKLSDLESSLQELKGLSDAVAEYFCEDPATFKLEECCSIFHSFCKRFDTAVRENREREAAEQRRKRRESVHVAVKRRSTMSCPGHEPDRGSPSLESALHSFLTTVPGGVARCRKNILPPINGSPSEHSSQTVPSAENTLSTLHTRQKRPEKKQPKLQKEDEQLANREEAEKMREITRKVLRYQNSKSNFLGDRVSGIPRQLERVQATPATPRTPRPRTRDFFFANNGDVGSPWTILSPITYSQQTPLQQNRQAHRRRLSSMSGGDDLDDGVWESNKSNSPPNSSKGAGLTSQCGASASLPECPNQRAVSQGPMLRSVSMEDTRPSPASLFRLGDLFQRSMSQRSSSSGSRTENMTEEGAGEGQVSTSGFISFFKRIGGKSKPGDVEEQNFKGSNT from the exons ATGGAGGGAGtgctgattttaaaatctgctCCTCCTCCCAGCTGTTCCGCTCACaactcctctcctcctttctcacCGGTTGTGCAGGAAGATTCAGATCTCCAATCATCTTCCTCTGTGCCTCCCCCCATGCATGTTACCACTGTAACACCACCGcctcccccccctcctcctcctcctcctcctccccctcctcctcctcttcctcttttttctccccctcctttTGGCTCTCGTAATGTCCAGCGACGTTCCATGAAAAAGCTGAACTGGGACACCATCCCCAGCCAGCGTGTCCTGGGCAAATTGAATGTCTGGACATCTAAGCGGCCTCAGAGGGACCTTGTGCTGGATATTCGGAGCATGGAGGAGTTGTTTAGTCATGTAGACAAACACGCCTCGCTACGCAGTTCAAGAGTCATGGGTCTGAAGAACTGCGATGGCATGGATCTCTTTTTACAGGAGCCTCAG GTCAAAATCCTTGACTCTAAAAAGAGTATGAATATCGGGATCTTCCTAAGACATTTCAAGCG ACCAGTGACAGAAATGGTCCAGGACATCTGTACGGGGAACTGGCTCAGTTTTGGAACAGGCAAACTGAAAGAGCTTTGTAAACTGTTGCCAGAAGAAAGTGAG GTGAAGCAGCTGCTGTCATTTACTGGGAAACTCTCCGTGTTACCTGAGGCAGACCAGTTCATGGTGCAGCTGGTCAAAGTGCCAGG CTATGAGGAACGCCTGAAAACGATGGTGCTGAGGGAGGAATTCTTTCCTCTTATGGAGGAGCTGAAGAATTCAGTCGCTGTTATGACCAAAGGAGCCAATG AGCTGTTGGACTGTGATGAACTCCACTCAGTCATTCGGCTGGTATTAAAAGCTGGGAATTACATGAACGCT GGTGGTTACAGTGCCAATGCCATTGGATTCAGGATGACCTCTCTGCTCAAGCTGGCAGACACCAAAGCCAACAAGCCTGGCATGAACCTCATGCACTATGTTGCCAAG CAAGCAGAGGACATTGATGCAGAGTTGCTGACTTTTCCCACCCAGCTTAAACACATTGGGATAGCATCAAG AATTTGTAAAGAAGAGATAATCACTGACTTTGAGGGGGAAGTACAGAAGATCAAGGAAGTGAAACTGTACAGCAGCAGACAGCCGGATCTCATACAACAAATGGAGACATTTCTCATG aGGGCTGAGGCCAAGCTGTCCGATTTGGAGTCCTCTCTCCAGGAGCTAAAAGGTCTGAGTGATGCTGTCGCTGAGTACTTCTGTGAAGACCCAGCTACCTTCAAACTGGAGGAGTGCTGCTCcatctttcattcattttgcaaGCGGTTTGACACAGCTGTACGG GAGAACAGAGAGCgagaagcagcagagcagaggcgCAAGCGGAGGGAGAGCGTGCATGTTGCAGTCAAACGTCGCTCCACAATGTCTTGCCCAGGACATGAGCCTGATCGGGGCTCTCCCAGCTTGGAGTCGGCCTTACACAGCTTTCTCACCACCGTTCCAGGGGGAGTAGCCAGATGCAGGAAGAACATTTTGCCCCCAATCAATGGATCCCCATCTGAGCACAGTTCTCAGACTGTTCCATCAGCAGAAAACACTTTGTCTACGCTCCATACTCGACAAAAAAGGCCTGAGAAGAAACAACCCAAACTGCAGAAAGAGGACGAACAACTGGCAAACAGAGAAGAAGCTGAGAAGATGCGTGAGATAACTCGGAAGGTGCTTCGCTACCAAAACAGCAAAAGCAACTTCCTTGGGGACAGAGTTTCAGGCATTCCTCGTCAGTTGGAAAGAGTGCAAGCCACACCAGCTACCCCAAGAACCCCTCGGCCTAGAACCAGAGACTTCTTCTTTGCCAACAATGGGGATGTTGGCTCCCCGTGGACTATCCTGAGCCCTATTACTTACTCCCAACAAACCCCCCTCCAGCAAAACAGACAAGCACACCGACGCAGACTGTCCTCAATGTCCGGTGGAGATGACCTTGATGATGGAGTCTGGGAGAGCAACAAAAGCAATTCTCCCCCCAATTCGTCCAAAGGGGCCGGTCTGACATCTCAATGTGGAGCTTCTGCGTCTCTTCCTGAGTGCCCCAATCAGAGAGCTGTGTCGCAAGGTCCAATGCTCAGGTCGGTTTCTATGGAGGACACCAGACCATCTCCAGCATCTCTCTTCCGTCTGGGAGACTTGTTCCAGAGAAGCATGTCTCAGAGGTCATCCTCCTCTGGATCAAGGACAGAAAATATGACAGAAGAAGGAGCAGGAGAGGGACAAGTGAGCACCTCAGGGTTCATATCCTTCTTCAAACGCATTGGAGGCAAGAGTAAGCCTGGTGATGTGGAAGAACAAAACTTCAAAGGATCTAATActtga